AGGTAATGCCGTATTCCTCAGTCTCCGGGGTGTGTTCTTCCTTAGCAAGCTCAGCAATCCAGCCGGACGACTGGCTGGTCTGTCCGAAATCGAACAATCCCGTATTCAGAATCTCCGATAGCTCCACCTGAGCATTCACCGTACGGATGATCTTCGCCCGCGGCTGAAGTCTGCGCAGAACCGCCTCCAGCTTGTTCAGCTCTGCCTCCTCCACCAGATCGCACTTGTTGAGCAGCAGCACATCACAGGTCTCGATCTGATCGATTAGCAGATCGACGATATCCCGGAAGTCGCCTTCACCCGCCGTCATATTGCGGTCCAGCAGACTGTCGCCCGAGGCGAAATCATGCCAGAAGCGGTTGGCATCGACCACCGTCACCATCGTGTCCAGCCGGGCCAGCTCCGTCAGGTCAATATCCAGCTCCGGGTTCGGGTAAGTGAAGGTCTGGGCCACCGGGACCGGCTCGCTGATCCCGGAGGATTCAATCAGAATGTAATCGAAGCGCCCCTCCGAAGCGAGATGATTCACTTCGCGCAGCAGATCATCACGGAGGGTGCAGCAGATGCAGCCATTGGACATCTCCACCAGCTTCTCCTCTGTGCGCGAAAGGCTGCTTCCTGATTTCACCAGATTCGCATCCACATTCACTTCACTCATATCATTGACGATAACGGCTACCTTCAGGCCCTCACGATTGTGCAAAATATGATTGAGAAGTGTAGTCTTACCAGAGCCAAGATATCCGCTTAGCACGGTTACAGGAATTTTGTCCATTGTAGTCTCCTTGTACATTATATTTTCAGAATAACGCTGCTAAGCAGCTTAGCGGGTCTCCCGGTGCAGCGTGACACGCTTCAGGCGCGGGCAATATTTTCGCATCTCCAGGCGTTCCGGTGTCGTTCTCTTATTCTTCGTGGTGGTATAGTTGCGGTCGCCCGTCTCCGTACAGGCCAAGGTAACGATTACTCTCATCTCCATCAAACTCCTTTCGTTTAATCGTAATTATTACGATTTACACATTCTACACGCTCTATCCCTGCGCTGTCAACAGCTGTCCCCGAACATTTCGGCTCTCTTAGATTAGTGTTCTTTCCTGAATAAGCTTGACGTATAGATGGAATTACAAGCGGAAGCGGCTTGGCCGCCTTCTTATGGGGACGGTACTATTGGAGCGGGAGAGTGAGCCATGAAGATACCTGTGATTATACTGAGCGGATTTCTGGGGAGCGGAAAGACGACCCTGCTGCTGAGTCTGCTGAAGGAGAGCAAGCGGAGAGGGCTGAACCCGGGGGTGATCATGAATGAGCTGGGCGCCAAGGATGTGGACGGCTATATCCTGCAGGAGAGTACCGGCACAAGTGTGGAAAAGCTGCTGGACGGCTGCATCTGCTGCAGCCGCAAGGAGGAGCTGCCGCGCAGCCTGAGCACCCTGCTGGCGCGCCGCCCGGACATCATCTACATCGAACTTACAGGAGTAGCTGACCCGGATGAGATCGCAAAGTCGCTGCTGGCACCGTCGCTGGCAGACCGGCTGCAGCTGCACCACGCCATTACGCTGCTGGATGCCGAGAATGCACTGGAGTATAGCAGCCGCTTCTCGTCCGACAAGCAGCTCGTCCGCACTCTGCGCAAGCAGATCACCACCGCTGATCTCATCATCGTTAACAAAAGCGATCTGGTAGAACCTGAGACTCTGTGGAAGATTGAGAAGATGGTCTCCAAACAAAATTCGGAATCCGAGATTGTCTTCACCCACTACAGCCAGATTAATCTCGCTCCGCTGTTCACAGGCATCGCAGCACGCAGTTTTAAGGGCTCTGCTCCCAGGCGCGGCCCCGGCAATATCAGCGGTGTCACACTCCAGCGGATGAACACGGGCAGTAGCAGCGGCGTCAGCGTGGCGGCAGTGCATGAGCCTGAAACCGGGACGGACGGCTCTTTTTCCCAAGTCGCAGCCGTGACGTTAACCGTTCCTGCGGCATGGGCAGGGAGTCTCCGGAAGGAGGAGCTGGAGCATTTTTTGCGGCAATGGGGCTACAGTCTGCTCCGGGCCAAAGGCCATGTGCGGCTTGCCGGCCGGGATTCCGTACAGCTGGTGCAGCTCGCAGGGAACCGCATCTCCTGGGAGGCTTCAAGCTACCCGGGCCAGCCATATATCGTCTGCATTGGCCTGAATCTG
The window above is part of the Paenibacillus sp. FSL H8-0048 genome. Proteins encoded here:
- a CDS encoding GTP-binding protein; the protein is MDKIPVTVLSGYLGSGKTTLLNHILHNREGLKVAVIVNDMSEVNVDANLVKSGSSLSRTEEKLVEMSNGCICCTLRDDLLREVNHLASEGRFDYILIESSGISEPVPVAQTFTYPNPELDIDLTELARLDTMVTVVDANRFWHDFASGDSLLDRNMTAGEGDFRDIVDLLIDQIETCDVLLLNKCDLVEEAELNKLEAVLRRLQPRAKIIRTVNAQVELSEILNTGLFDFGQTSQSSGWIAELAKEEHTPETEEYGITSFVYRRRTPFHPQRLSFFFSNWPSEIVRAKGLVWLAASGDLAATISQAGPSIQFGPAGYWLATLPEEQQQEVLAAEPDVLAKWDGQWGDRLNEIVFIGVQMNRDDIEARLDRCLLTAEEMKQDWTKFNNPLPWFVEELLEAGQE
- the rpmG gene encoding 50S ribosomal protein L33; translated protein: MRVIVTLACTETGDRNYTTTKNKRTTPERLEMRKYCPRLKRVTLHRETR
- a CDS encoding CobW family GTP-binding protein translates to MKIPVIILSGFLGSGKTTLLLSLLKESKRRGLNPGVIMNELGAKDVDGYILQESTGTSVEKLLDGCICCSRKEELPRSLSTLLARRPDIIYIELTGVADPDEIAKSLLAPSLADRLQLHHAITLLDAENALEYSSRFSSDKQLVRTLRKQITTADLIIVNKSDLVEPETLWKIEKMVSKQNSESEIVFTHYSQINLAPLFTGIAARSFKGSAPRRGPGNISGVTLQRMNTGSSSGVSVAAVHEPETGTDGSFSQVAAVTLTVPAAWAGSLRKEELEHFLRQWGYSLLRAKGHVRLAGRDSVQLVQLAGNRISWEASSYPGQPYIVCIGLNLDEKAISRSWAALFS